In Cryptomeria japonica chromosome 10, Sugi_1.0, whole genome shotgun sequence, a genomic segment contains:
- the LOC131064807 gene encoding protein SOSEKI 2 translates to MCFDMDVRKKSIRDLSPDWAKVSMGTRHKAMKKVQVVYYLSRGGQLEHPHFMEVVMPYNQELRLRDVMDRLAILRGKEMPSLFSWSYKRRYKSGYVWNDLSEDDVILPVDGVEYVLKASELFEDFPEKYQHCINNVCAPNATQEPAMGVYFQDRTVSSTKSESGKQRRKKESAAEIPEQSPLRGHHELLPPKLQVAHKVSGTRGISRNEDMGNIKTRSEPLQRHPRAEYKSPNSVISPDRREMISKPKFMDSTAHGDHRRRDKEEEEELSKESEGAENSTLGSHQSSPFTCSTRAQDEPRHTKQSRKSVRPEEPNISQSSGIFSLLHLISCGSLAIESDSILNITSLKTGRLAETRKRGQLANSRNKNLSRNKVVDRTLGEELDFMLEDLHIINTQKAEKQYFSGSIVEIKAHGETADPVLTRSASYGAERVSNVEMDAVIEKGNCGRGNKSNCIPRLKR, encoded by the exons ATGTGTTTTGATATGGATGTGAGAAAGAAGAGTATCAGAGATTTGAGCCCTGATTGGGCCAAGGTGAGCATGGGGACCAGGCACAAGGCGATGAAGAAAGTGCAGGTGGTCTATTATTTGAGCAGAGGAGGCCAACTCGAACATCCCCATTTCATGGAAGTTGTGATGCCTTACAATCAGGAGCTACGCCTCAGAG ATGTAATGGATCGTTTGGCAATTCTCAGAGGAAAAGAGATGCCCTCATTGTTCTCCTGGTCTTACAAAAG GAGGTATAAAAGTGGGTACGTTTGGAACGACCTATCTGAGGACGACGTCATACTCCCAGTCGATGGAGTTGAATATGTGCTTAAGGCTTCAGAACTCTTCGAGGACTTCCCTG AAAAGTATCAACATTGCATAAACAACGTGTGTGCACCGAATGCAACTCAAGAACCAGCAATGGGTGTGTATTTTCAGGACAGGACTGTGTCTAGTACAAAATCTGAGAGTGGGAAGCAAAGGAGAAAGAAAGAATCTGCAGCTGAAATTCCAGAGCAATCACCTCTTCGTGGGCACCATGAATTACTACCTCCCAAGCTCCAAGTTGCTCATAAAGTATCAGGAACAAGAGGTATAAGCAGAAATGAAGACATGGGTAACATCAAAACCAGATCTGAGCCCCTTCAGCGTCACCCCAGAGCAGAATACAAATCACCCAACTCAGTAATTAGCCCTGACAGAAGGGAAATGATTTCCAAGCCCAAATTCATGGATTCCACAGCTCACGGTGACCACAGAAGACgagacaaagaggaagaagaagaattatCAAAAGAAAGCGAAGGTGCAGAGAACTCCACACTAGGGTCTCATCAATCTTCTCCATTCACCTGTTCAACTAGAGCACAAGATGAACCACGTCATACCAAACAAAGCAGAAAGTCGGTGAGACCAGAAGAGCCAAACATCAGTCAATCCTCGGGCATATTTAGCTTGTTGCACTTAATCTCTTGTGGGTCTCTGGCAATAGAAAGTGATAGTATTCTAAATATTACCTCTCTTAAGACTGGTCGACTTGCAGAAACGAGGAAACGGGGGCAGTTAGCTAATTCTAGGAACAAAAATCTGTCTCGTAATAAGGTTGTTGATCGAACGCTTGGAGAGGAATTGGATTTTATGCTTGAGGATCTACACATTATCAATACCCAAAAAGCAGAAAAACAGTATTTCAGCGGCAGCATTGTGGAAATAAAAGCCCATGGTGAAACTGCAGACCCTGTTCTCACTAGATCAGCTTCTTATGGTGCAGAAAG AGTATCAAATGTAGAGATGGATGCTGTGATTGAGAAGGGCAATTGTGGGAGGGGTAATAAAAGCAATTGCATTCCAAGACTTAAGCGTTGA